One window from the genome of Anguilla rostrata isolate EN2019 chromosome 5, ASM1855537v3, whole genome shotgun sequence encodes:
- the slc28a1 gene encoding sodium/nucleoside cotransporter 1 codes for MTRNDDIQLKSVSQCNGHGLDNPTFELQEDDLKDDIEKENNNASNKYISKVSKSVSKVEGFFKSHTQTIKNIVLVLLAAGYVAYFVAACVLDFDRALALVILTSVAVFFTVYGLIKRYKGDSIKKCFKPAGRCFKANLRWLKWVFIVVVLGLLVAWLVVDTSKRPVQLISFGGVCMFVVLLYIFSAHRRVVSWRAVFWGLGLQFVIGLFVIRTEPGLIAFQWLGEQVQTFLNYTVAGSSFVFGDALVKQAFAFQALPIVVFFSSVMSVLYYLGIMQWLIIKIAWVMQITMGTSPTETLSVAGNIFVGQTEAPLLIRPYLPDMTKSEIHAVMTGGFATIAGSVMGAYISFGIDASSLISASVMAAPCALALAKLSYPETEESKFKTEGEIKVDSGGEQNLLEAASNGASASIGLVANIAANLIAFLAILDFINAALRWLGGMVGYPDITFQMICSYVFMPVTFMMGIPYEESYVAAELIGTKLFLNEFLAYERLSELKTNRLNGLPVMNGTTVQWISARSETICTFALCGFANFSSLGIMIGGLSSICPSRRGDISQAVMRALLTGTCVSLLNASVAGILFVPPTDCTDVFRNADFNSTFPELTNCCSDLFKSTSWDNETAIFEGTWSSVQNATLYFNNCCGLYNNTLCL; via the exons ATGA CTAGAAATGATGACATCCAGCTGAAAAGTGTGTCTCAATGCAATGGTCACGGTTTGGACAACCCAACATTTGAGCTACAG gAAGACGACCTTAAGGATgacattgaaaaagaaaataacaatgcaTCCAATAAATACATCAG cAAGGTCTCAAAGTCTGTCTCCAAAGTGGAGGGTTTCTTTAAATCTCATACACAGACCATCAAGAACATTGTACTAGTTCTGCTGGCTGCAG GCTATGTGGCGTATTTCGTCGCTGCCTGTGTGCTGGACTTTGACAGGGCTCTCGCTCTGGTCATCCTCACTAGCGTGGCAGTTTTCTTCACCGTCTATGGACTCATCAAGCGGTATAAGGGGGACAGCATAAAAAAATGCTTCAAGCCAGCTGGGAGATGCTTCAAGGCCAACTTAAGGTGGCTGAAGTG GGTGTTCATTGTGGTGGTTCTGGGACTGCTGGTTGCATGGCTTGTGGTGGACACGTCCAAGCGGCCGGTGCAGCTCATCTCCTTTGGAGGAGTCTGCATGTTCGTTGTCCTGCTCTACATCTTCTCGGCTCACAGAAGAGTG GTGTCATGGCGGGCTGTTTTTTGGGGCCTTGGTTTGCAGTTTGTCATTGGCCTGTTTGTTATAAGAACCGAACCAGGTCTTATAGCCTTCCAGTGGCTTGGAGAACAAGTTCAG ACATTCCTAAACTACACCGTTGCTGGCTCATCGTTTGTTTTTGGAGATGCACTAGTGAAACAAGCATTTGCTTTCCAG GCATTGCCAATTGTGGTTTTTTTCAGCAGTGTCATGTCCGTCCTTTATTACCTTGGGATAATGCAGTGGCTGATCATTAAG ATCGCATGGGTCATGCAGATCACCATGGGAACCTCACCTACCGAGACCCTCAGTGTTGCGGGCAACATATTCGTCGGGCAG ACTGAAGCTCCTCTGCTGATCCGGCCCTATCTGCCGGACATGACCAAATCTGAGATCCACGCTGTCATGACTGGGGGGTTCGCCACCATCGCCGGGAGCGTCATGGGGGCTTACATCTCATTTGGG ATTGATGCTTCCTCTTTGATCTCAGCCTCTGTGATGGCTGCACCATGCGCCCTGGCTCTTGCTAAGCTTTCCTATCCTGAGACTGAGGAGAGCAAGTTCAAGACTGAGGGAGAAATCAAAGTGGACAGCGG TGGTGAACAGAATCTTCTGGAAGCTGCCAGCAATGGAGCATCTGCCTCCATTGGACTGGTTGCCAACATTGCTGCTAATCTAATTGCTTTCCTTGCAATCCTGGACTTCATAAATGCTGCACTGAGGTGGCTGGGAGGCATGGTGGGATATCCTGACATCACTTTTCAG ATGATCTGCTCTTATGTGTTCATGCCGGTGACGTTCATGATGGGAATCCCCTATGAAGAGTCTTATGTAGCTGCTGAGCTCATTGGCACAAAGCTGTTCCTCAATGAATTCCTGGCCTATGAGAGGCTCTCGGAGCTGAAGACTAacaggctgaatggcctgccTGTCATGAATGGCACAACCGTGCAGTGGATATCA GCACGATCAGAGACCATCTGCACTTTCGCTCTCTGCGGATTTGCAAATTTCAGTTCGCTTGGGATCATGATCGGAGGGCTGT cCTCTATATGCCCATCCAGAAGGGGAGATATCTCTCAAGCGGTGATGCGGGCCCTGTTGACCgggacctgtgtgtctctgctcaACGCTTCTGTTGCTG GAATTCTGTTTGTCCCCCCAACTGACTGTACAGATGTGTTCAGAAATGCAGACTTCAACAGTACATTTCCAGAGCTCACAAACTGCTGCTCAGACCTCTTTAAAAG CACCTCCTGGGACAACGAAACTGCCATTTTTGAGGGAACTTGGAGCTCGGTGCAGAATGCCACGTTATACTTCAACAATTGCTGTGGTCTTTACAACAACACATTGTGCCTGTAG